Within the Euzebya sp. genome, the region TGGCGGCCTCACCCTGCGCCAGATCGCAGAGGTGATCCACGTGAGGGACGCCGGTTCGGCCCCCTGCGGGCACACCATGCAGTTGGTCGACGCCCGTCTCGTCGAAATCCAGGGCCGCCTGGACGAGTTGCAGGCGACGCAGGCTGCGCTGCGACGACTGCGCCAGCGGTTGGCTCGGCTGGACCCAGCCGAATGCGATCCCGCTGGCGTGTGCTCCGCGATCTGACGACCGGCGGACTCGGCCGTCATGGCGCTCGCAGGTTAGCTGTCGCCGAGGCCATGTCGACGTCTCGCTGTAGTCCTCCCACCAGGGAACCGGGCGGCGGCATCGTCATCAGGTCGTTTGTCGGCGGCCCTGGCCCATGATCAACAGCTCGCTAAAGCGGAGCAGAACATCACCCGTGGCCTGCGGGATGCCGCTGCCGGGCTGGGGACCGCGGTTCCGGGGACGACGGCAGCACCGCCATCGACTCCCTCGACCCGAGGACTATGGGAAGCGTTCACCATCCCCAGCCAACCCGCCTCGGGCTGCTGCTAGGTGCATCCCGGGCATGAGGTACAGCTATCGGCCGGTCGCCTGGGCGCGCCTCCTCGAGCCGTTCTGTCCGAGGAGGCGCACACGCCGGTCAGCCGGTGGAGGAGTGGGTCTTCTGGATGTTGTCGACCACTTCGTCAAGCGTCGTCCCCTGGGTCTGTGCGGCCCGCTCGAGGTCCTGCTTGGTGATCTGGTCGGGCTTCTCGGTGTTCGGGTTGCCGCATCCACAACTCATGCACATCGTCGGTGTCCTCCCTGTCGTCTTCGGTCGTTCGGTCCACTGCCGGCTCGACTTCTCGGTCACCCGCAGCAGTCGCAGCCGCACTGGCAGGCTGACCCGGTGTCGGTGGCGCAGCCGCAACCGCACTGCGGCTCGGCCCTCGGCAGCTCTTCACGCACGCTGGCGCTCACGATGATGATCCCTCCTCTCCTGACTCGTCGTGTCGGTGTGGTCGGTGGTCCTGTCGTGTGGACGGATCTGGACGAGTTGGACGGTGTCGACCTGTGGCAGCTCGGGAGCGCATCCGCAGCCTTCCCCCGGCTCGGGCGCCGCGGCGAGGCGCTCGCTGACCTCTTGCAGCTGCTGCAGGAAGGTCGCGGCCTCCTCCACCTGCTCGCGCACGGCGACGATCTTCTGCTCGACGAGCTCCCGGAGCTGCCGCCGCGTCGTCGCGCACTCGCCGACGGCCCAAACTGCGACCAGGTCGCGGATCTCATCCAGACTCAACCCCATGCGCTTGGCCCGCCGGATGAAGCGCACCCGCGCCTCGTCCTCGGCGTCATACAGCCGGTGGCCGGCAGCCGTGCGGTCGGGCTGCTCCAGCAGACCGATGTCCTCGTAGTACCGGAGGGTGGCGCTACTGAAGCCGGTGCGATCGGCGAGCTCGGCGATCCGGAAGCTGTCCATCGATAGCCACCGTAGGTGTTCAAGTCGACTTGAAGTCAAGCGGCAC harbors:
- a CDS encoding MerR family transcriptional regulator; translated protein: MDSFRIAELADRTGFSSATLRYYEDIGLLEQPDRTAAGHRLYDAEDEARVRFIRRAKRMGLSLDEIRDLVAVWAVGECATTRRQLRELVEQKIVAVREQVEEAATFLQQLQEVSERLAAAPEPGEGCGCAPELPQVDTVQLVQIRPHDRTTDHTDTTSQERRDHHRERQRA